Genomic window (Ostrea edulis chromosome 9, xbOstEdul1.1, whole genome shotgun sequence):
tcactgttcgttatcttaacctttcctTTATGAAGATTGCCTCTGCGCCAGACCACACTATTTTTCTTGTTGACCTCACGAATCCTTATAGTTTTCTTCACTGCCCGCTTGTGATAGCCATATTTGTCTAATTTCCTATCAATTGTCCATTTCGAAAAAGTACGATTTCTTTCATGGAAGAATCAGAAATGTATctatataaaaacatttcattttaatatcaataattttttacTATTTTATAGCTTCAGCTGACagtgaaagttttttttttatttcttgtacTATATGAAAACATTAGAGAATCTTAAACCATCCCTACGATTTGAATTTTAGCCTCCCATACAAGGTACTGTATTGAGAAGAGCAAATTATATGACAAAGGCGACTGTTTCAAATGCCTTTAGTTTGATGACCCATCATATGCTACATATGTTTCGTTTCATCATTTTGTGTTCACATGGCAGTCATATTGTTTCATGCAATGTGTTTTCCTAAGATCCTTGTCTTGTATTTGGAAATGTCCTCTTTTTTTGTGCCGTAATTCCACGCTCAAaatcaaatacattgtatatgccTGTGCCTTTTAAGATTAACTTTACTGTAGAATCTCTGGGAACAACACCCATATGGTGCTTTCCCTTCTAGTTCTTCTCGTCCTCGCACACCGCTGATCGACTGTTTAACTCCTTTTCACAATTCGTACATAGTTTTTGCTCCATTCTAAACTTGAAAATCCGTAAACTGCATTCAGACATCTTCCTGGGCATATTTTGTcttgatttttgttttgaattataGTGGAATCAATCATAATTCGTATCGTAGTTAATGGTCAATTTTAATGACGCGGCGTTTCGAGTAATTTTCGTATCATACATTAAAAATCGAGATATGCTGAATATCCCTAACCAAACGGACTCTAGTAGGTGTcctttttatattgttttacatcttATTAAATAGTAAATGAATACTGAAATAAATTTAGTTGGAGAAACATTCCCGAACGACGTTTTCCGAGTCCGAAAGTGTGCATTAATGTTCTCACTAAACGCTTTTTACGTTGGTAGGGAATACCAACGTATATTTAAGATCGTTAAACTTAAGCGAGAAATCCGAGAACATTAAACTGAAACGGGATGCGGTGTAAGCTGGGACTGTAATAAGTCTAGCTTCTCCCAAACTACAGATTCTATCGTCTTTATTCGAAGAACTCAATGTCAATAGTACTTGGAATCAGAAGGACTTTTAACTCTATATAAATCATTGAACACATCGTTTCCGTGTTGTACCCAGGTTCGGTTGCGATTCCTAGATTATGTTCAACaccttgtttgaaatgaaaagacttgTAAACTGTACATTTATCATAACAAAAGTAAATATAGATTTAGAATTATGGTTGATAacaaatgatataaattttCCAGTGAAAAGTAAGTATAACCGGAGGGGAATGGAAAATGTCTGTGATAAGAATTACGAAAATAAATAAGTAATAACGTTCAATCTGATAAACGAGGATTAAGCCTCTTAGCCAAtgaaattgcagaaaacaaaTTATACTCAAGAAGATCGGCAAAATGGCGGGTGTAATGAATAACATAGAACAGTGAAAGGTAAACATGTGAAACATCGCAATATTTAAATGTCTTTCGGAATAAATAGAAAGTATTATAGACAAACAAGACATGTTGTATATACAATAACTACGTAGTTTAAGACTAGTCAACAATAAAGTTGTCAGAAAACCTGaaggtaattttttatttaaaatgtgtTCAGAGTGGATTTAGGctttttgaattaaaaatacattcaGGCATATACCATGTCAAGCatgaattcaaaacaaaaattcatcTATTAACCCAAATAACACTATTGCAATACCTTCAGGATTCCGACCGAATCTTTGCCCCGAAGGCACCACGGACTACGATACTGGATGGATGTCCACGCCAGGGACCCAAACAACAGAACTGAGCTTTACCATGACAACTGTTCACGGGTGACATATCTGGAATGGGAAGTCAATAGGCCTGCCTATGTCATGGATTATCCCTGCGCTTTATTTGATGTCTACTGGGTACCTTTCAAAGCCAGTGTATACAAGTACTGGATAGGGCAACCATGTCCAGAAAAGCATTACTTCGTTTGCATAAAATTGATGGACGGTAAGTAGGTACTTCAGAATGTCACTGTTTACCTTTTCAGTTTAACTTCTTGGTGTGCAGTGGCGCCAGGCATTCTTTGATTGTTGTTGTACGTCACATAAGAGAATCCCCGTCTCATTGGGTCTCACCAGGAAATGACATTTTGCACTTGTTCATTGAGTTTAAGGTCATTATGTGTCATGTTGGACCTGAGGGCCAAACTGTTGCCTGAGGCTGAAGGACGAAGGCAACATTTTGCTTCGATGGTCCAACATAACACGTGTTGACCGAGAACTCAGTCTACAAATGTTTTGTTATGCCATCTCTCATTACATGTAATCAAAAACTAGAACGGTAGCTGATGTCGTATTATTCAATCAGTAACAAacttaaagaggttcgcacctgagatttggagtaatgtcaatttttgggggaagtgtatttttgatttctacattgaaggagaattgggaaattaaaaagaaaaattggggtcgcaacgcttgttattgagctttagtgttctaaacatgacctttttgcacttaaaatttattcaattaaacttgatttttctgttagtgtcaacacaacataagcaacacaaattttattgcataaaataaatacataatcatatcctctaacactacagacaaaaaaagaaattaatactagtaaaggaaataaataatgactttttgtacatgatatacgaaaaacttcatgatatcaaaattgagagtttaaaaggacatattaggagtaatgtcaatttctaaaatttcatataattttcaaggtctggtcttccaatttaaaatgcaactaAAAAAAGTGGGAGTTGGAGtcaatttttttgttgttggcgaaaatactgaaaatacaaaatttcgagtaaattaattaaaactttttaaagaatatatcaaccaagttaatagATTAccacatttgaactagttccaagtctcaactaactatcatgaattataaaactgaaatacacgtatagggttataaaaatagacgatacattggatgaaacagaaactgtaatatcatgcagaattagaactttttgacttgtgaatccttccgccacaaaatatagtccctgtcaaaccctttcaaaatttgaattgacaaaaattttaaactggatagggttcagcaatagctatgtaatatatttgcaccaatgggatcagtaatgaaccagtgaatacttagttgtagcatcctgcgcagctgtactcaaaagctcaggagctaacttccttaacatgtaaataaatttttaagTTACACATTTAAcagtttttttattgtttaatcaATCGATACCACAGAATTAGGTTATCTAAAAtgtaacttaattttttttaaatatttgttaacAACGATAGAATAATGATTAAAATCGGAATTGGTGTTTCTATGGATATTTAGGTTTGTTTTCAACTGCATTTTCTAAATTGTCCAGAGGTAATTCGAGAAAATCCACATCATTCAAGTCAAGCAAGGAGTCGCTAAACTCAACAGGTGCACATGATGCTGAACATGTCCATTACAAAATTTTTTTGCagacgtacatgtattactcTCTAGAGGGGTCCGCATATTGCCGCAAATGAGGCGTGACGTCATAGGTCAAAGGTTCAATCGATGTTGACTGAGCAGTCCAACATCAAAAACAGGACCGGTCAACATTTTACTGTGAGAACATTTGAATTATTGGACTTTTTATTGTATCGATTGATACAGAAAGTAATTTATAACGGTATAACAACATATTTGACCTATTCATGGTGTCAAGACCGTCGCCGTGAGAGTTCTTCGCCATGGCAACGAATATCGTACGAGTAACACAGAACCTCCGATGTTTAGGTCATATCCATATGACCTACGACTGCTGGGCTTTTAGCGAAGGGACATTCACTGCCTACAACAATCGTCGTGACAAGATTGCCTGGATCATGAATTGAACCTGGGACCTCTCGGTTGCTAGGCAAGCGCCCTAACAACAAGACTATGTCACTTCCTTATATTTGTTACGATTCCCTCACTTCGCAGACATGTACATTAGCTACATTCTTAGGCATATTTTCATACCTCCGATAGGGTCACCATTTTCAGAGTTGCATGCTCGTAAAAGTCACATGACTCAATACTTATACATTCTAAAGTTCCAAGAAATTGCTTCTGTGCAAGTGGGAAATTcagaaatcaatatttttagataaataaattgcaatcatataataataatatttatttatatagcgccctatatgactataaataaccactctaaagcgctgcacatcataaaaatgatacagcatgttataaacgtagtaaaaggaaattatgatagcattaagacagataatatcaaaacaatgttagaaaaacatcaataatgtgaagtaaaattactaaaacctaaaacatgatatgcatgaaaaaagttccacgccgtacaatcaaatgatatagaaTGCAATAgtggaaataaatatacaattattcgcttgaaaaagtcatgttaaaatgatggtaaagaaaccataaagattcaaccacctataatactaataatatgcaagtctaaaaagatgtgtttttaaatgtttttttaaaagtgtttaaaTTCTGACAACGGCGGAGGTTATCaggcagagagttccagagTGTAGCTGCTGCCACATTCAAGCGCCTGTTTCCATATGTGGAGGTTCGACATCTAGGTCTAACTAATGTCAGTGAATTTTCAGATCTTAGGGAACGATTCGGTTGGTAAACAGTGATCACCTCCTTCAAGTATTTTGGTGCCATCTTCTGAATCACCTTCTATGCGTAGAGGATAATTTTGTAGTGGCTGCGCCTGTCAATAGGAAGccaatgtaaagaaatcagGACTGGAGTTATGTGATCACTTCTCTTGGTACGAGTGATGATTCGTGCTGCCATATTCTGTATCCGCTGCAGTTTTGCCAAGTCGGTTGTGTTAATACAGAAAAGAAGAGCATTGGCGTAGTCCAGCCGAGATGTCACGAGGGCACATACTAGGGTCTTGCACGCATCTTCTGTGATGAGCGATCGTATTCGTCAGTTGTTACGCAGTTGATGATAGCAAGCATGAGGCACAGATGAGATTTGCTTTTGCATGCAAAGTGTCTTATCAAACCATACACCTAGGTTCTTCACAAACGGTGTCTCACTGATAATAGTGTCAGCAAAGTTCAGATGGTACGATGGTGAGTCAGTGACTATGGTTTTCGGTGAAAAAAAACAATGAACTCTGTTTTGTCctgatttaattttagcatGTTAGCGGATATCCACATCTTTATTTCGTTCATACAAGCCTCAAGGCGGCTAGCGGTATGTTGACAGTCATGTTTAGGTTTGAAGACCATATAGGCTTGTGTGTCATCTGCATAACAGTGATGTAGAACATTGTTTTTACGACATATTCCACCAATAGGTTTGGAGAAAATGGCATAGAGCCGATGTCCTAGGACAGATCCTTGTGGTACGCCGCAATTGAGACGGAAATCATCGGCTAAGGTAGATCCTATGGCCACTTTTTGGGTCCTCTCTGAGAGATATGACTTAATCCAATTAAGGACCGGGTCAGAAATACCAAACGCAAACTCAAGACGTCTTATCAGAATAGGATGATCAATGACATCAAAGGCCGCCGAAATCAAGTGTACAGTAACTGTCTAGATATACAAACCGGCGtctgtgacctttgacccctaAAACTTCATTGGAAATTGAAGCTATGTTgctttggtacatgtatgtctacaCAACAAAACAACGCGTACTAGTATACCGGTATTGAGCCAACAaatagttgtacatgtacatacacaacgCGTACTAGTATACCGGTATTAAGCCAACAaatagttgtacatgtacatacacaacgCGTACTAGTATACCGGTATTAAGCCAACAaatagttgtacatgtacatacacaacgCGTACTAGTATACCGGTATCAAGCCAACAaatagttgtacatgtacatacacaacgCGTACTAGTATACCGGTATTAAGCCAACAaatagttgtacatgtacatacacaacgCGTACTAGTATACCGGTATTAAGCCAACAaatagttgtacatgtacagccATTGCAGAATGATTATAACCAGAAcaggtatatgtatattaacacTTGTATAGACCACTCATCGTACATATTCTTTTAGAAAAATGCCTGTTAAGtaacattttgtttaattttcagAGCTTCCATGCGTGCAGTCATGCGACGAATCCGTGTACATGAGACCCCAGTCGGACGCAGAGTGCCAAGCGCTATGCGGTAACCTCGGAAGCGGGTGTTCACACCGGTACCTGACATTGGACGATTTTACTGTGTGCCATATCATAAAGTCTTCTGTTGTCAGCACAGACCCCTACTACAACATCTGCTACTTCCCAGACTTGTACGCTGGTCTCACCTTCTGCAATCCAAAAGGTTAATACTTTTTAATGCACCAGGAAAGGAAAacaagatgtacatgtaattatttttctttatctCATGCGTTATCTATGTTTATATGTCCGCAGGTTCTTACAATTTATCATACACACCCAATGACCAGGCATTCGTCACGGATTTATGTGCAGAACCAGGTATGTATACACtgtaaattcattaaatttcgTGAGGGTttaaattttattgttttgtgGTGCATTTGTTAAGCCATATTCACGGAGGTTATTTCCTCTAAAAACAGACAAACTGGCCCACAGCAACTCTACTATAAGACTCACAATATGAAACCCCCACAAATATGCTTATTTTTCTTGAACCAGGAAAATCTGACCCACAAAGCTTCAGAATTTTTGCGTATGCCTCAATGTCTATTTTTGTAGTTTTCCGATCATTAGCTGTAAGATCAAACCTAAGGAGTGTGACATCTTAAATGTTTGTTGTAGATACAACTCAGCGAATAACCACAACTATTGAAGAAACTACAAAACAACAAACGACCCAACCCAATTTATGTGAATGTCCATGCTCGATTGTAACAAACCTTACGGTGTCTGATGTAACTCTGGTAGAGAAAATAAACCGTCTAAAAAAGGAGTTGTCAGTAAACAAGAAAAACACCTCGGCACATAGGCGAAGCAAAATCAGTGTGGCGGATCACAGAGTTTCCGCCACCAGTATAGGGTCGATGGGCGTGGTAATTCTTAGTATTGTTTTGGGCTCTATTTGTCTAATGGACCTCACTAGAGTCAAGTGTGACAagataaacaaaaaatgtttcaaaaggaAGACCAAGAGAATTAGTGGCGGTAACGAGAAGAACGATACCCCGGACATCATGCTTAAAAAACTAGCGAGTACACCAACACAAAGCGGAACGAATCAGGTGAAACTGGCGAGTACACCAACACAAAGCGGAACGAACCAGGTGGATTTGTATCAGTAGTTGGATGTAACAGTTGTATATACTTAAACTATTTTGCATGAAACAGCAGTTTATAGAGTGAACGAAGTCAGAATGTGAATGAGAATGAATTCACTGGTTTAAACAGCAAGACTATTTTCCGCAATACAAAAATCTGAATCCTACCTAGgcaaaaatgttgaaatttaattGGTTCAAACCACGTCAGGTAACGCCCTGAACAAGACGATGCAAGGCAATAGGATGGCCCCTGTGAGCTTCCATGACGTCAGAAATTGTTTATTGGATTAGAGACTGTGTAACATTGATTGTATGTagcctagtggttagagcattcgcttcACGACTTGGAGGCGCAGGTTTGATTCCCGATCCCGATGCTACGTCAAACCTTAGACGTTTAACATATATTGGTAGTGACTGTTCTTTCGCCAAGAGTTTAGCATTACCAAGTAGTTGTAAAATGCACGGTtttttcgaatatgaccttaaaacttCCGTATGAAGGTAGGCTTTATTGGCACAATAAAGTTGGCACCGCTACGTCATTTAGCTctatgcatacatgtaggtcagattttgtggcacttcatccatttaaagctggtgacgtctctacatgagTGGAAACTCTCGAATGAGAcacaatacaatacatgtacacacaaaaaacAAATATACCGATTGTATTTGTACAAAGTACCGGGTACCTCTAACGTGAAATGAGAAATAACACCTCAACGTGAGAAGAGATGTAATACCTCAGCATTGTTGATACTGCACTTCATTGTTGTACAAGTTcgtaaaatgattgattgagtGTATATTGTTATATGCTGAACCGTCTGTAGTGATTTCCCCCTTTATATGATGAACAAGATACTGACGAGTAAGTTGATGTTAagagggtttcaacagtctcgtttgaagtcagcatttcgaaaattctagggttgttataacgatccaatttacaaatacatgtacaacctgccattgggtcaaatgctgtctgacgtgtttcataccaattgttaggccattctttacatcATGACTTTGACTAGATAGCTGATCTAGATAGAGGGATCATGCCGAGTGTGAGCTGTCACCGGgcgatacttactcctcctaggcacctgtttcCACCTCTGACATATACAAGGGGCCGTGCTTGCCTAATCATAATTTTCCAgtctttatagaatttatgaaattgttcTATGTCCGTTGTCTTCAACATTTGATGATGCCATATGATTATCATATTATCGCTAATAAAATCTTCAGTAgaatgactttttaaaaagatcATTATGTAGAAAGGGCGGGCAAAACTTCATATTTGGCTCGAATGAGGACTCGTCAAAAAGTATTGTTGTTCTCTTAACGATAGTCAAGACATAACTCAGTCCAGTTTCAGTGCTAGTTTGTTTCTGctttttatttacattcataTCTATATAGATATTCTATCGCCCTGAGGAAGGGACAGATCGTCCTGAAAACTTGACAACTGCATATTGTTCGTGTCGTCAGTCAAGTTTggtgatacatgtgtatatacaaaatgtatatttttactCTACGTTGGATGGGTGTGGTTTTTGTACAGTACCGTACAATAATTCCGATTCTATATTGGATGAAATTTGTGTTCTTTAGAGTATTGTACAATAACTTTATTATATACTGAATGAATCTGTAGAACAATGATTCTAATGGATGGGTTTGATGTTGTGTACCGTACCGTACAATAATTTTATTAGATGGATTTTGGCGTTTTGTACAGTATTGTACAATAATGTAGTGTACGATACCGTacagtaattttttggatggaTTTTGGCGTTTTGTACAGTACTATACAATAATTTAAGTGTACAGTCccatacaataattttattggATAGATTTGGGGTTCTGTACAGTACCGTACAATGATTCTAGAGGATGGATTTTGTGAAATGTACAGTACTGTCGTGTGCAGTACTGTACAATAATTTAATTAGACGGGTTCGGTTTCGTGTACAGTACTATACAATAATTTAATTAGATGGATTCGGTGTCGTGTATATTACTGTACAATGATTTAATTAGATGGGTTCGGTTTCGTTTACAGTACTATACAATAATTTAATTAGATGGGTTTGGTTTCGTTTACAGTACTGTACAATAATTTAATTAGATGGGTTCGGTTTCGTTTACAGTACTGTACAATAATTTAATTAGATGGGTTTGGTTTCGTGTACAGTACTGTACAATAATTTGATTAGATGGATTCGGTTTCGTGTATATTACTGCACAATAATTTAATCAGATGGGTTCGGTGTCGTGTACAGCACTTACAATGAATTGCTTTTTGAGTACAAAGGCAGCGAACCAAAGAAGACAATAGAAAAAAGACAATGGTGTTTTGAAGCACCCTGCTATTGTTCAATAGTAATTAGCGTTTGATCGATGATGCATGAAaattaaacatgaatatttCATTCTGTGGTTCAATCAAGCTTCAATCTTTACCATCCTGAGAGAAAGTAATTACCCATGCATAGCAGATACAAAAATCACCCCATGTAAATctcgtacatgtacattgtctCCAAATCATAGCATATTCCGAATATACACTAATCTAAATCTCTCAAAGGTTTTCTTCCAGTATCAGATATTGTGTTGATAGTCTATTTTGCCAAAAGCAACGCTGATATAAGTTTAGAAAGGTTCGCCTCTTTTGATCACTCTTTCAGTGATACCTTACAAAGGTAAGTTCTAGTTTGGAACACGTCCTCAGTACACCGTAGCAGCAGGCGCACCTGtaatgaattatttcatttccGCTAAACGCGATGCATGGCCAAGCAACTTGCCACACGCCATATTTAACTTCTGGAGTTTTAAACAGCAGCATGGTGTTTTTCTTGTTTCTTCGGAAAGCATTTCTCGATTTCCTCAGCTGTAATAATGTAACCCTCCCCAACTACGGATGTGGTGATTCATCTCCGCAGAATCTTTCAgcttaaaaatcataatacccACCACTGTTTATCCACATCGATTTTTGTTGGTGTTTAAGTCTGAGAGCTCTCCAAAATTCAAACAAGTAAAGCacattttagtaattttacacCGCTTAAAGTTATACTTAAAACCAGGACAACAACAGTAAATCTAAAGCTGCATATAGTGTCTGTGTGTACTTATGAAGAATCTTTTTACTCAAAGATGTGGTTTATTTATTCAAACTACTGTCGGTAGACAGtatataaaattatcattacagaGAGTTGTTCTCGTGCTAATTGTATTCATGCTCACGTATCACCGTTTATACTTCTATAATGTCAATGCCGCAAACCGGTTTGACATCCTCAGCATCACATAGCAggttaaaactacatgtatgtaaggcTGATCTGCGGGTGTTCTGCCTGGCACATGGTACAActaaaacaaaacacctttgGTGAGGGTAT
Coding sequences:
- the LOC130049954 gene encoding uncharacterized protein LOC130049954, whose product is MYQAVLRCITIVVGTISMSTSLPEWSNQRFVFTVYDVNQTWNEAREICRNNGQLLLSMEDRNAWSLWKLLLIPTESLPRRHHGLRYWMDVHARDPNNRTELYHDNCSRVTYLEWEVNRPAYVMDYPCALFDVYWVPFKASVYKYWIGQPCPEKHYFVCIKLMDELPCVQSCDESVYMRPQSDAECQALCGNLGSGCSHRYLTLDDFTVCHIIKSSVVSTDPYYNICYFPDLYAGLTFCNPKGSYNLSYTPNDQAFVTDLCAEPDTTQRITTTIEETTKQQTTQPNLCECPCSIVTNLTVSDVTLVEKINRLKKELSVNKKNTSAHRRSKISVADHRVSATSIGSMGVVILSIVLGSICLMDLTRVKCDKINKKCFKRKTKRISGGNEKNDTPDIMLKKLASTPTQSGTNQVKLASTPTQSGTNQVDLYQ